Within Candidatus Bathyarchaeota archaeon, the genomic segment TTGTTGGTTACGGTTCCACAAAAATTAATTTTGAAACTGCTGCCCTCGGAGGGGTACCGCCTGATGTGTCTTCTGAGAGTCCTCCCTTAACATTTACCTCTGTGGGATGCACCTTCAACTTGCCCGACCCTAACCAGCCTACTCCTTCACCAACTCCTACATCTTCACCTTTACCAACGCCCAGTCAATCTGGAGCATACGGTCCAACGGCTCTTTTCTTACCAGTTGACGGTTCATATTACTCACTTGGAAGCACTGTCGTTTTAGACGCTAGTCAGTCTACACCCGGTTTTGATACGGCGGGTAAAAATGAATCTTGTCCTATCACTAATTATGCCTGGCGAATCGAATTTCCAAACGGTACCGCTTTGCTGACTTTGAGTGGTAAAATAGTAAGTTTCAATGCTACTGCCGAGAGTGCCCTAAGGATCATTTTAATTGTCACCGCTCCAGATCCTACCTTGCCCTCAGCTGCTGATTATTTTGATGCCGCTTCAAAGAGTATCTATATTCAAGTACAAAGTGGTTCAGCAGGAGCAATAGACATATTTTTGGATAGGGGTGGAAAAGGTCAACTTGCCTCAAGTGGACCGTATGGACCTCAAGAACTTATCAACTTGAGCGCTTTAGTAACTTACAGAAATGCATCAGTGATGAACCAAGATGTCGTTTTTACAGTATATGATGGACAAAAATCAATAGTTGCAGTTAGAAGCGCTCGAACAGGTTCAGATGGTTTAGCAACCGCCCAGTTTAGGTTGCCTTGGCCTAACACCTCCACCCCTCAAAGTGTATTCGGCAATTGGTCAATATCTGCCACAGTGAACCTGGCAGATTCAATATTGAATGATACAGTCGCATTCACTTACAATTATATAATTACTTCAAAAAACATTCAACCACCCGCGACAGTTCACAGGTCAGAAAACGCGACAATCAACATCACAATTAGCAGCATAAACAATTTGCCGCTATCGTCAACAGTCGTTGTTACAATATATGATTCACAAAAGGTTCCGATCGGAAGTTATCTGATATCAAAAACAGTCCAAGCTTCTGGAGTAACCATATTTGCCCAAACAATAACCATACCTACCTGGGCATACTTAGGGCAAGCAACGATCTATCTTAACATATTGACCGATACAGTAGAAAACGGCGGTTTACCCTATTGTCCTGAAGCGACATCTAACTTCACAATACAGTAATCTTTTTCGCTGTATCAGTATCTCTCACTTCAACAAGCGGTGACTGAACTTGGCCTAAAATGTCAAAGTGTTTGAAAGATGCTGGAGAATTGTGGGCCACCTGCTAACGTGTTTTTTAATTAATGTGGCTGTGAACTTACTGGCTCAAAAAAGTTGCTGTTTCTATTTTACTTTAACTCTTTGACTTTAAGCTGAATTTTTAGTTGTGGTGATCCGATGTTACTTCAAATTTCGATAGTAACAGATAGGCAATAACGCCGTTGATTCCCATTTGTATCACTGAAATTAGAGAACCGGTAAGACCTGACAAAAGAAATTGAAAAAACTGAAAAATAAAAGCTAAACCAAAAATAGTTAACGCCGCGAAACGTGCATATTTGTGTTTTACCCAAAGTCCCAGACCTATTATCATTACGTTCAATCCGATTATCCAAGAAACCAAGCCTATGCCGCTAAGGCTGTAGCCTGAAAGTTCCATTATTCCAATAGGTATTCCAGGAATATAATTCACAACTTCAAGTGCAAATTGTGATGTGACTCCCTGTGTGCTGTTTTGTGAAGGCGTTGTAATCATGAGTATCACTCCGTTGGAGACTAAAACAACGCCAAGTGTAATTACTAAAACTCCTATGAACTCAGTAATCCAAGTGTTTGTTAGGTAATTTTTAATTTTGTTTTCTCCCCGTCATTGTCGGACGTTTAATACTTCACTTTAAATAAAATCATTGTCAATAAATTCTATGAACTAGTATATACTAAAGTTAACTTGCTATTGCTTCTATAGCTGTAGACTTGCTTTTCGTTGCTACATGTGGATTTTGATCTGGAACTTCGTTCAATCTTAAAACTTTAATCTATATTCTATTTAGAATAAATTAGAATTATTAATAGAAATGCCTTTAATCCCTATAACTGGATGTTTAATGAAAGCAAAAATACTGTGCTTTAGCATGATCTTCCTGTTTCTTTCTTCATCTTTTAACGTTGTTACTGCCCAATCCTCTGTAGGCGTTTCTTCAGGAGACACTTTTACATATACTGTAACAAGCAACTCTAACATTCCTCTGATCTATCAAGTACTAAATACTCCAAAAGAGGTACAAACACTAACAATTACCATCAAAAGCCTCAACGCAAATATTGTTACATTAAATATGACTCAAACATTCAAGAACGGAACACGAACAAGCCTCTTACAAGAAAAAGACTTGCGAAGTCCCTCCGGTTTTCCAATAACGTTTGCCAATTTAAACATCGGTGACCAAATTTGGACAAGTGATTTGCTTTCTCCCAAAGTAAATGATTCAGCAATTGTTTCCTTCTTAGGTGGAGCCCGTCAAATAAATCATGCAAGTATCGGTCCAAGTGAAACAGGATACGAACTGGTTGATTACTATTTTGATCGGAAAACAGGCATGCCTACTCAAATCAGGTATGTCGAATCAAATCAGGTCTCAACTACTCTGACCTTGGAAAACTCTACTGTTTGGGTAATCCCAGAGTTCTCATCAACATTTCCTTTCTTACTGTTAATTGCATTTGTCTCGGTATGCATTGTTTTAAGGGGCAAACTAAAAAATTCTGGGAATAAATTTGTATTTTTTAGATAGTTAATGGAAGAATTTCAGTCCTTTATAGGATCTGCTTAAATTTGCAGTGAAAAGTTCTTGAATTATGATAATCGGAAATTTTGTTCTTTAAATGCTTGGCGACAAAACTGATTTTATTGTCAGATTAAGTACAACTTCAGCGATATCGCTGGCATATTCTGCAGTCCTTCGAATACTTTCAATAATTAGCCGCAGATGTGCCAATTCATCAGTATTCGTTTTTTGTGAACACTCAACTGCTTCTTTTTCAATAAAGATTATTCCTTCGGTTTTTTCCACTATCGCCTCTGCAAGTTGGTAATTTTGTCTAAAAAGCGCCTCAACAGAACCTTCGAACATAGAAATTGCAGTGTTACTCATTAACTCTAACTTCTCGATTATGTCTTCATTTACAGGTTTTGTCAAAGATAACACTTGTTCTGAAATGTGAACTGCATGGTCAGCTGTTCTCTCAACTGATTTGGTTATTAATCGATAACCTAAACAATCTCTGGCACTTTGAAGACCGATATCTTTGATGATTCGTGGATATTGAATTGCGCTTTTCAACTGCCTTACTACATATAGGTTAAACCTGTCTACTTCGTTGTCGGTATTAATAATTTCTTTCGCGTGTTCATGGTCTAAAGTCTTTAGTGATACAATGACTTCCTTATGCATGGATGTAGCTATTATGCTCATTCGTCTTAATGCATTTTTTATTGAAAGCTCTGGATAACTCAACAACACCTGTAAAGCAAGTTCATCTGAAGTGTCCTTTACTATCTCGGTTCCTACGAGCATACTTCTTGAAAAACTTTTGATTTCATGCCTTTGTTTAGGCGTGAGCAGCTGCTTATTTTCAGCTTTTACACGGATTAAATTATACCCATTTAAGTATGTTGAAATAATTTTTCTAATTATTTCTCCCGGTTTTTCGGATAGTTTTACCTTAATTAGAGTTTCATTCATCTTTTCTTGGATCTTGCCTTCACTTGGAATAATTGATAATAATCCGTTTTCTTCCTCATGTAATCTTATGGTTGTTCCTTTTTTGAGGTGATTTTGTTCAATCCATTTTTTGGGCAAAGAAATAACAAATGTAGAGCCACCAGTAAATTGCAATTTTCTTGTTTCATCAGTCATGTTTTGAGGTAGCAATAGAGAGCCCTTAGATAGTTTTGCAATTTATAGTTCACTTTTGATAAATAAGTTGTCTATTTAGTTTATGATTTACTTTTACTTTATTTAGGAAACCAATATAATGAATCGTTTTGTACTTTACCCAAACTGCTTTGTAAATATCGTCTAAGGGAGAAGTGGGTATGGCTAAGGTGGATATTAAGAAACTTAATGTTTGGTTTAAGAGTAATCATGTTCTTAAAGATGTAGATTTGTCGATTCAAGAAAATACTGCAACTGCCATAATGGGTCCATCTGGATGCGGTAAATCTACATTAGTTAGATCAATTAATCGGATGAACGATTTGATAATTGGCAGTCGCACTGAAGGTGAAGTTTGTCTTGACGGCAAAGATGTTCTATCAGATAATAATTGTGTTTATGATTTAAGGCGCAGAATTGGAATGGTATTTCAAAAACCTAATCCTTTTCCAAAATCAATTTTTGAAAATGTAGCTTTTGGCCCTAAACTTCATAAAACGTGCAAAGGGGATGAATTAGATGGAATTGTTGAAAAAAGTCTTAGAGGGGCTGCTCTTTGGGATGAAGTAAAGGATCGTTTACATGATTCTGCTCTTGGTCTTTCTGGTGGACAACAGCAGAGACTTTGTATTGCTAGGGCATTAGCGGTCGAGCCTGAAGTGATACTTATGGATGAACCGTGTAGTGCATTAGACCCTGCGGCCACGCAGCGGATTGAGACTCTAATTCAGTCACTTAAAAAAAAATATACAGTGATCATTGTTACCCATAACTTACAGCAAGCGCTTCGAGTATCTGATTATACTGCTTTTATGTATGTGGGGCAACTCGTAGAATATAATGATACTGTGTCTATTTTTGAAAGACCTCAAAGCGAGTTAACTGAAAATTACATTAACGGTAAATTCGGTTAGAACAGCATTACTAAAACAGTATGTTTTTTACCCTAACTTATTGATTTATTCGCTTTAATTTTTATCCCAAAACTTTGACAACATATAGTTAGGTATATAGTTTATTTGTGCAACTCTTAATAGTGCTGAGACGACATTCTGTTTGACAAAACCGCAGGCCAACAATGTAGGGCTCAGCGAATCCGCGTCTAAGCCACGAGCAATCCCTTAAGCGAACCCTTTTTTGCCCACAATAGGCGTTCGATTCGCTGAGTAACCATTCTTGCTCCAAAAATCACCATGGGTTTCTGGGTTAGATTTGGATAACCTTCAAAAGCAGCATTTCAGCCATTCATAGAATAATGGTTCCTGTTCTAAACGTTAATTGGCAAAGCCCACCCACCGACTACACGCTTAGCGAACGCGATGCAGACCTGCTCTCGCTGATAGAAACCGAGGACTTGGCGGTTTTCACATTCGATGGGCTAAAACGCAGAACAGGCTTGCACCCCGAGACCCTTTCGCGCATCCTGAGTCGCCTCGAAGAGGAAGGCATAATCAAAAAGGAACCTTCAGGTTACCGAGTTACCCCAAAAATCACCGAACTAAACCTCCAACACCCCAAAACCGAAACTCCCTGTTCACAGCTCATACAGACATTTCTGCCCTCAGACCTTCTCACCCAGCAGCTTATCCTGCAGCTTAAGGGTAAATGGTTCGGGGTGCTGCGTTGGTTGGGCATATCCGAAAACCAACAGGGCGTGACGCTGAAATGGGTAACCGAGGATGGGGGTATCCAAATTGCCGCTAACATCCAAGGCTCTGCTCTGTGCATCGAAGCCAAATTCCTCACAAGCAACAACCTAAACGTGGCGCTCAAAGCTGCATACCAGCTTATGTCGCTTATCGGCAAAATAGCTAACAGTTCAAAGACAGCTGGACCAGCGGTTGCTCGACATGTAGGCTACTTCGGCGAGTATAACATGCCCGCTTAGGCACAAATCTGCCTTTTGTGACTAGCTCTGTTTGTTCCTTAGTCAACAAATACCTTTCTGCCCATTATCTTTCTGTGAAAAGACATGACCCAACTAGTCAACTCACTCGAAGTCCTAAAATCCGTCTCAGACGCCACCAGCGCCCTCATCAAGAAAACCTCGCAGTCCGTCGTCGCAGTAAAAGCGCAGATGTCACGGGGCACAAGCGTCGTACTCTCCAAAGACGGCTACATCGTCACCTGCAACCATGTGCTGGCAGGCTGTAGCGCCGTCAAAATCGGGCAGGGAGAAAAAACCTTGAACGCTAAAATCGTGGGCACCGACCCCTACAACGACATAGCCCTGCTCAAAGCTGAACGCGGCGAGTTCACACCCATAGAAGTAGGGGACTCGGAACAGCTTAGTGTAGGACAATACGTGTTGGCGTTGGCAAACCCGTTCAACCGAAACCAACCCACCGCCACCCAAGGCATGGTCACCAACGTAAACAGCACCATACGCGGTTGGCGAGGTGCAACCGCCATGGAAAACGTCATCGCAACCGACGCCCAACTCAACCCCGGCTTCAGCGGCGGACCCCTAATCGACGTAGAAGGCAAACTCATCGGCATAAACACCGCCTACGTCTGGCAACGCGGCATCGCCATACCCATCAACAAAGTCAAAGCCATCACTGATCGACTCATGACAGGCAAAACCGCACAGCGCGGCTACTTGGGCATAATCGCCAACACCGTCGCCATCCCCCAAGAAATCGCTGAGCAGGCAGGATTGGAGCAGGAAACAGGCGTCATGATCTTCAGTGTGGAGGCGAATTCGCCAGCGCGCAAGGCAGGCTTAGCCATGGGTGATGTGCTCGTGAAATTCAACGGCAAACCCGTCACCTACTTCTACGACTTGCCCCGACTGCTCGCCGAAGACGTAGTCGACAAACCCGTCAAAGCGGTCATCATCCGTCGTGAGGCGCTCCTCGAAGTAACCCTCGTTCCAACTACTCATGGAGGCGAAGAAGACTGATAAACAAAACACCGCTCGAATTGGAACCGCCCTCGCCGATGCCGTCGCCGCCGCTACGCAAAAGACCCACCATAACCCCGCAGTTTAGCACCGTAACCGAGCCATCAACGCTCAGCTGTTCATCGACCAACGCTGGAACTAAACATTTTTTATTTTCTTATTTTTATGAGTGGTACATCCAAGTTATTGAGTTCTTTATCGCTACCAACTACAAGTTTTGATTTTGTAGCTTGTGCTGTGACAACTGCGAATGAATCTCCCAGCGATAAATGATATTTATTTTTTATGAGCGCTGCTTCACGCCACAGGCCATTATCTTCAACAGGTACTATCTTTAATCCGTAGAGTCGTAGCAGTTTCTGATTTTCTTCCGCTGCTTTTAGCTCTCGGCGTGCAATTGTGTAATAAACTTCGGTTAAGTTGAAGATATTGATGTATCCTTCTGCATCTTTGTTTTGAACTTTCTGTAGTAGGTCTATAACCTGTCTAGCCCACGGTTCACCACGGAAGAAAGCCACGATTGGTTCGGTGTCAAACGTCAGACAATCCAGCAAGTCTGAGCAACCTCTTTTCACGTTCGTAGTCTTCTCGTCGACCTTCTTCAACTAATTCTCTTGCAGTTTTATCGGGAAACAAGTGTTTTAGAGAACCGAATCCGTCGGCGGGTGATGGCAAAGGTTTGAGTAATATGCCCTTTTCGTCGTCTACAAGTAGTGCCTTGTCTTTGATGCGGTATTTTTCTCTGATTTTTTTGGGGATTGTTGCCTGTCCCTTTTTGGTGATGCTGACAACAATGACTTCTTCGACCATACTGATTTCACTGGTATTACCTTTATATTGAGTAATACTTATTGTTAACGGTGTTACAATGGGGAAAAGGTTTACTGCTCTTTTGCTGCTTTCACTGCCCTTTCCAGCACCAACGCGGCTGCGTCTTGGCTGGGCCAGCTTCCCAAACCGCAGTCAGGACCCGTAAACGTCATCTTCTCCCCATACTTTTCTTTAGCAAAAGCATACCGCTTCTTAATCACCTCCAAAGGCTCCACGAGCTGCTCAGCAGTCGGCTCAGTTACGCCTTTCTCGTAGAGCTCCGCCCAAATCGCGTCTATGTCTGTTCGGGCTATGCCCACACGGATCTGCTTGTCCGCCTCTTCCAACATGGCTTTGGAGACGGAGCCGATGTTTTTCGGTGAAGCGGCATACTCAAAAGACACAACATCCAACCCCTCAACGGAGAGCAAATCGTGGATGGCTGAAGCAAAATGCAGATGGATTTGTTTGGTTGGGCCTTGGAAATCGTAGGCTTTTTCCAGCGTTTTTCTGATGAGTTCGGGGGTGCCGCTGAAGCTGCTGTGACCGAGGCTGGGTTCATCGATTGAAACCACCGTGGTCTCTATGTATTTGTTGTTTAGGATGGTGCTTTTGGCGAAGCGATTAATCGTTTCCGCAAACCCTTCCAGCACGTCGGGGTAGGCTGTGGCGCCGACTTCGTTTAGGTACTGCTCTAAGGGGCCGAATAGGGAAATTCGCAGCTGGATTTTTCTACCGAACTCCTCACTTAACTGTTTGGCTTCTCTGTTTAATACGTAGACTTCTGGGAGGAACGCTTTTTCTTTGGGCACCACAAAGGAGCCTGCGGCCATGGCTTCATGGATTGCGTCGCCTACTTGGCGAAGTCCGCTGAAGTGCTGGGGAAAGTTAACCACATCTAGCCCAGTCGCCAGTTTTTTCTTGAAGGATTCGACTACGGTGTCGTAGAAGGTTTTCTTCACAAATTGGCTGCTTGTGGGGTCTTGGCCTTTGGTTATGGCTTCTCGTGCGGCTTCGTAGGCTTTGGTGTAGTCGTCTCTTTTGATTCCCGCTGGCAGGGGGAAACTACCGATATCATCCACTAAAGTATCCATATCTGTATTGAAATGGGGAATTCTATAAAAGCAATCTCCTACCACTAAACCCCTGAAAGGTATGACTCAGCTAAGTGAAAACTGCATTTTCTGCAAAATAATCCAAAGAGATGCCCCTGCGGATTTCGTCTATGAAGATGACGGGGTTGTGGCTTTTTTGAGTAACCGCCCAGTTAACCAAGGTCACACCTTAGTTGTACCTAAAAGGCACTACGAGAACATCCACGACATACCAGAAGACGAAGCGGCTTACCTGTTCAAAATCGCCAAGCGACTTGCGGGGGCGGTTAGGGATGCTTTTGGCGCGGCTGGTGTAAGGTTGGTGCAGAACAGTGGGGAAGCAGCGGGGCAAGTGGTTTTTCATCTGCATGTCCATGTCATACCAATGTACCAGCGAAACGTGGGCAGCCATGATGGGGCATTCCGTGACCACACGTCTATGCGTGACCCAGAAAGTTTGGAGTTAGATGCAAAAAAGCTACGGCGGCACATCGTTTAGTCTTCTTTGTTGTGTTGGTGGGGATGGGTTAATTGGAGTTTGCATACTTAGCCCTCTGGGCTTTGCTTAGCGGTTTAGCGCTTTGTTAAATTGTGTTCGCAAAAACGCTTATGTTTCTATGAAGTCGTCATATTCTCAGCAGCCTCTGGGCTGTAAAGGGGACGAGTTGAACTGATAACAGTTTCTTCCATAGTAGCGCCATTGATGACCTTCTTAGCCTTCATGATTATCGGGGCAAGCTTCAACTTCTTTGCGTTTCCGAAACTAAAACGAGCTACGTTGCTGGTTATTTTTGCAGTCGTGGCGGGTTCGCTTGCGTTAATTTTGGCAACTCAGTTTAGGGGTTCGTTGATGATGATGTATGAGTTTCAAAGTTTCGCCGCCATCTTCGAAGCCATAGGCGTGGACCTCATAAGATACAACGCACCCATAGTTGCAAGTTTAATTCTTGTCGCCATAATGGAGGTGGGTTTAGCTGCAGGTTTCATCGCCGCCTGCCGAATCGGCCAAACACAGGCCCAAGACAACCCTGTCGTTGTCCCTTTAAGCAAGGCTGAGGTTAAACGCATGGTTCAAAACGCCAAGCAAACTCGCCAAAGCAACATGTAGCTGTCGATTTTTGGTTGCATGGGTATGTGCTTGTTTTGTCAAAGACCGTGTGGTAACCCAAGTTATAGTAGCAGTTGGTTTAGCGATAGAACCGCAACGCCGCATAGAATTAGAAACGGCAATATTTTCAGTGCTTTCATGTTTATTTTTTCTGCAGCTTCGTCTTTTTTCTGGTCTACGTAGCGCATTATCAGAACTGAAACTGAAAGATTGTACAGGAAAATGATATAGACAAAAATCATCATCTTATCTGCGAACGTTAAATACCCCGTCGGCGGAATCCCGTTTAGAAGCGAGAGATGAAACGCGGTCGCAGAGAGCAGGGTAGTAACGCCTAATCCTATTCTTTGTGCAAAGTTTTTAGGTGACACAAAAAAAGCCAGCAGAGCTATCGTGGTTATTACTGCAATCGGCATTACGCTCTTAAAAATTGATGAAAACAGGGGACGCTGCAAAACAACGCTAGAGACAAAACGAGAGAAGGACTCATAGCCATATGAATGGGTAACTGTGCCTACTTCGAAGCTGCTGATGCTCCAGCCTGCCACGTTGGCTTCTGAATCAATGTTTGATTCCTCTTCGTCTGGGACATAAACAAGTTTTGTGGTGTCGAGGTTTTTATGTTCTATTTGTAGGTTTAATTTTTGGTTTTCGAAGGGATATTTTGTGAAGTCGAAAGTTTTGAAGAAGTCTCCTTTAATTCTGTATTCTAAGTATCCTTTTTCTGCTGTAACCTCGTATCTGGTCGGGGCTCCGTTTACGAATTCGAATTCCTTTACTTCTTGGAGGCTTATTTTGTCGGGGTCAAACTTGAACCATATGTAGAAATCTAGTTTGAAGGTGCTGGCTGCTAAATCTACTTTTTCTACGTTGATTAGCCAGACTCCAACTTTTACTTCTGTTGGATCGTTTTGTGTTTGGGCTTTTGCTGCTGGTGCCATTATGGAAAAGGTAACTATGAGAAACAATGTGACGAGGAGTACGCAGGCTTTTTTCATAATTTTATCATTGCTGCTTCATCAGAGTTATTTTTTAACCTTATTGTTTCTGATGGGAATTTTTTCCAACACAAAATATGAGATACAACCTAACGGTAACATGCTAAGTCATATTATGTCAGATATAATAGTGGTTGTTTACCTTGCTTAAAGAATTACTTAGGTAAAGCGATTAGACCAATCGATATTCTTTTGCTGACTGAATCAGTTGCGTATTAGCATAATAGTTCTTGAACAGCATTTGGTTCTCGGTGTGTATTGGAAAGAGGATTCGTGGGTTTATTGTATCAATCATGTCACATAGATTTTCTTTATTCATGTGTCCTGAAGCGTGCATCTGATGGAACTCTAGCTTAAAGTGCTCAAGCCAGTTGTGCATGACTTGGTCTTCTATGTCTTCTTCGCTGAAAGGTTCGCTCATACTGTGAATAAAGTGGCTGCTCGGCTCTGGTTTGATGTCGATTAGTTCTGTGAATTGATAGAAATCTAGATCCATAACGAGGTGCTTTTGGTTTTTGTGAACATAATCGT encodes:
- a CDS encoding cohesin domain-containing protein is translated as MNKKYLALAIIIMLVCSISLELIANAQTTTVLSLTPSTISTQGLSIGSTFDVVVHIDNVQNLWQWVFSLSWDPAVLTVPGNVVEGQFLKSVGTTFFVTSPKVMINSGILNETTCTLMLLGGASGSGDLAKITFKVVGYGSTKINFETAALGGVPPDVSSESPPLTFTSVGCTFNLPDPNQPTPSPTPTSSPLPTPSQSGAYGPTALFLPVDGSYYSLGSTVVLDASQSTPGFDTAGKNESCPITNYAWRIEFPNGTALLTLSGKIVSFNATAESALRIILIVTAPDPTLPSAADYFDAASKSIYIQVQSGSAGAIDIFLDRGGKGQLASSGPYGPQELINLSALVTYRNASVMNQDVVFTVYDGQKSIVAVRSARTGSDGLATAQFRLPWPNTSTPQSVFGNWSISATVNLADSILNDTVAFTYNYIITSKNIQPPATVHRSENATINITISSINNLPLSSTVVVTIYDSQKVPIGSYLISKTVQASGVTIFAQTITIPTWAYLGQATIYLNILTDTVENGGLPYCPEATSNFTIQ
- a CDS encoding phosphate uptake regulator PhoU, with the translated sequence MTDETRKLQFTGGSTFVISLPKKWIEQNHLKKGTTIRLHEEENGLLSIIPSEGKIQEKMNETLIKVKLSEKPGEIIRKIISTYLNGYNLIRVKAENKQLLTPKQRHEIKSFSRSMLVGTEIVKDTSDELALQVLLSYPELSIKNALRRMSIIATSMHKEVIVSLKTLDHEHAKEIINTDNEVDRFNLYVVRQLKSAIQYPRIIKDIGLQSARDCLGYRLITKSVERTADHAVHISEQVLSLTKPVNEDIIEKLELMSNTAISMFEGSVEALFRQNYQLAEAIVEKTEGIIFIEKEAVECSQKTNTDELAHLRLIIESIRRTAEYASDIAEVVLNLTIKSVLSPSI
- the pstB gene encoding phosphate ABC transporter ATP-binding protein PstB; the protein is MAKVDIKKLNVWFKSNHVLKDVDLSIQENTATAIMGPSGCGKSTLVRSINRMNDLIIGSRTEGEVCLDGKDVLSDNNCVYDLRRRIGMVFQKPNPFPKSIFENVAFGPKLHKTCKGDELDGIVEKSLRGAALWDEVKDRLHDSALGLSGGQQQRLCIARALAVEPEVILMDEPCSALDPAATQRIETLIQSLKKKYTVIIVTHNLQQALRVSDYTAFMYVGQLVEYNDTVSIFERPQSELTENYINGKFG
- a CDS encoding trypsin-like peptidase domain-containing protein, yielding MTQLVNSLEVLKSVSDATSALIKKTSQSVVAVKAQMSRGTSVVLSKDGYIVTCNHVLAGCSAVKIGQGEKTLNAKIVGTDPYNDIALLKAERGEFTPIEVGDSEQLSVGQYVLALANPFNRNQPTATQGMVTNVNSTIRGWRGATAMENVIATDAQLNPGFSGGPLIDVEGKLIGINTAYVWQRGIAIPINKVKAITDRLMTGKTAQRGYLGIIANTVAIPQEIAEQAGLEQETGVMIFSVEANSPARKAGLAMGDVLVKFNGKPVTYFYDLPRLLAEDVVDKPVKAVIIRREALLEVTLVPTTHGGEED
- a CDS encoding PIN domain-containing protein, translated to MLDCLTFDTEPIVAFFRGEPWARQVIDLLQKVQNKDAEGYINIFNLTEVYYTIARRELKAAEENQKLLRLYGLKIVPVEDNGLWREAALIKNKYHLSLGDSFAVVTAQATKSKLVVGSDKELNNLDVPLIKIRK
- a CDS encoding AbrB/MazE/SpoVT family DNA-binding domain-containing protein, coding for MVEEVIVVSITKKGQATIPKKIREKYRIKDKALLVDDEKGILLKPLPSPADGFGSLKHLFPDKTARELVEEGRREDYEREKRLLRLAGLSDV
- a CDS encoding HIT family protein, with translation MTQLSENCIFCKIIQRDAPADFVYEDDGVVAFLSNRPVNQGHTLVVPKRHYENIHDIPEDEAAYLFKIAKRLAGAVRDAFGAAGVRLVQNSGEAAGQVVFHLHVHVIPMYQRNVGSHDGAFRDHTSMRDPESLELDAKKLRRHIV